In one Sporomusa sphaeroides DSM 2875 genomic region, the following are encoded:
- a CDS encoding HD domain-containing protein, translating into MKDRFVNLLRETQRPGIENVITYLSEKTDFFTAPASTQYHGAKEGGLLEHSLAVFDNLTKLAPLYLADKQDSIAITALLHDLCKANFYKVEMRNKKDPIVDGKQLTGWHSLPFYAIDDQIPLGHGEKSVIILQQMIRLTLEEVMAIRWHMGLSDTDYATRQVMSKAFNGHPLAVALHLADLAACYFDKK; encoded by the coding sequence GATTTGTAAATTTACTCCGCGAAACACAGCGGCCAGGGATTGAGAACGTTATTACTTACCTGTCAGAGAAAACGGACTTCTTTACGGCACCGGCCAGCACTCAATACCACGGCGCGAAGGAAGGCGGATTACTGGAACATTCTCTTGCTGTGTTTGACAACCTGACAAAGCTTGCACCGTTATATCTAGCGGACAAACAGGACTCTATTGCAATCACAGCTTTACTGCATGATCTTTGTAAAGCCAATTTCTATAAGGTCGAAATGCGAAACAAAAAAGACCCTATCGTGGACGGCAAACAGCTTACCGGCTGGCACTCACTTCCGTTTTATGCCATTGATGACCAGATTCCATTAGGGCACGGCGAAAAGTCCGTGATTATACTCCAGCAGATGATTCGCCTCACTTTGGAAGAGGTCATGGCGATTCGCTGGCATATGGGCTTATCTGATACGGATTATGCGACCAGGCAGGTAATGAGTAAGGCTTTTAATGGACATCCGTTGGCGGTGGCTCTGCACCTGGCAGATTTGGC